The proteins below come from a single Caenibius sp. WL genomic window:
- the fabD gene encoding ACP S-malonyltransferase, which yields MRAFVFPGQGSQKVGMGKELAEASVVAREVFEEVDEALSQKLSALMFEGPDDQLTLTENAQPAIMANAIATLRVLEQEGGLTIADKGDFVAGHSLGEYTALCAVGGFSLADTARLLKLRGQSMQAAVPVGEGAMCALLGADVEKAQALADAAAEGQVCTVANDNDPTQVVLSGHRAAIERAVAMVKDHGIKRGVLLPVSAPFHCPLMQPAADAMAEALAQVPVNALRLPVFANVTAAMVSDPAEEQRLLVEQVCGRVRWRESVIAMKAAGAEHFVELGGKVVGPMISRTVDDVTVVSVITMADIEALAKVLG from the coding sequence ATGCGGGCATTCGTATTTCCCGGGCAGGGGAGCCAGAAGGTTGGGATGGGCAAGGAACTCGCCGAGGCGAGCGTGGTGGCCCGCGAAGTGTTCGAGGAAGTGGACGAGGCGCTTTCGCAGAAGCTGTCCGCGCTGATGTTCGAAGGGCCGGACGATCAGCTTACGCTGACCGAAAACGCGCAGCCCGCGATTATGGCCAATGCCATCGCCACCTTGCGCGTGCTGGAACAGGAAGGCGGTCTGACGATAGCCGACAAGGGTGATTTTGTCGCCGGGCACAGCCTGGGCGAATACACCGCGCTGTGCGCCGTGGGCGGTTTCTCGCTGGCCGACACGGCCCGCCTGCTCAAGCTGCGCGGGCAATCGATGCAGGCCGCCGTGCCGGTGGGCGAAGGCGCGATGTGTGCGCTGCTCGGCGCCGATGTGGAAAAGGCGCAGGCGCTGGCCGATGCCGCCGCGGAAGGGCAGGTCTGCACCGTGGCGAACGACAACGATCCGACGCAGGTCGTCCTTTCCGGGCACCGCGCGGCGATCGAACGGGCGGTGGCCATGGTCAAGGATCACGGGATCAAGCGCGGCGTGCTGCTGCCGGTATCCGCGCCGTTCCATTGCCCGCTGATGCAGCCCGCCGCCGATGCGATGGCCGAAGCGCTGGCGCAGGTGCCGGTCAACGCGTTGCGCCTGCCGGTGTTCGCCAATGTGACCGCCGCGATGGTCAGCGATCCGGCGGAAGAACAGCGGCTGCTGGTGGAGCAGGTATGCGGCCGCGTGCGCTGGCGCGAAAGCGTGATCGCGATGAAAGCCGCCGGTGCTGAACATTTCGTCGAACTGGGCGGCAAAGTCGTCGGCCCGATGATTTCGCGCACGGTCGACGATGTAACGGTCGTCAGTGTGATTACCATGGCCGATATCGAAGCCCTGGCCAAGGTGCTGGGCTGA